ttatttaaaaaaaaaatgacaaaaaaagaagtGAATACAGCTACAGGCTCTactttattatgaaaaaaaaaaaaaaaaaaaaaaaaaaaaaaaaaaaaaaaaaaaaaaacacatataaaaCCTAATAACTcacagggggaaaaaacaacaacaacaacaacaaaaataacaatctGTTATTACTACCAAAAATTATGTCCGCACAATTTGGCATGCTTCATTGCAtgatcataaataaaatgactgacTCCAAGCAAAACTGAATCtatgaatttctttttctttttcattgatCATCTTTTGTCTTTTGCTGCAGAATATTCTTAACTTAAAATTCAaatgattaaaagtattttagtgAAGCTCCATGCAACATCAAgtgattttaaagctttaaTATGTGAAAAACTCTGTTTtgcaggtgtgtttggtgaGGAACTGAAGTTAGTGAAAAtgggagattcagtcactctaaacTCTGGTCTTACTGAAATAATGGATGATGATTGGATTAAGTggagttttaaatataaaaacaatttaatagcTGAAATCAATGTAACGGCCAACATCATGTCTGTATatgatgatgttcttgatgggagattcagagacagactgaagctggacaaacaaactggatctctgaccatcacaaacaccagaatGAAACAGGCTGGAAATTATGAACTGGAGAGCAAGAGTGTGGGGAAGACATTCAGTCTCACTGTCATTGGTGAGTTAATTGTTTCAGttgttgtatattttaattgtaagaCCTAAATTCCTGATAAGACTGAACACGAGCATTCACAAAAACAGAtacaataaaacactaaaactacGAATCTCAAGAAGAAACCATATAGCAGGAACACAGAAAGTCATTTGACTGATCTGCTCATGACTGAATCCTTCAAACTGAAGGACCATGAATGAACAGAGCATGTTGCACATCATCTGGGCGCATAAAAGAACAAATCATTGAAAAGTAAGGGAAAACTAGAATAATCGAAtatctacattaataataaaatttaaattaataatatcatTCTGCatttgtcacgaatctggtcagtGTCCcgcgaccaatcagcggcgctataaaagccccggtctttccccttgCAAACCACTGATTGTTGTGAGTTGTTGTTGTATTTCCATTGTTagtgtttcctagtttccttgttcctagttcctagtttttAGTTCTTTGCTCTCTCGCCTGGCTCCCCCGTTTtcgactgttcgccgcctgccttttcagACTATCGCTTGTTATAGGGATTATTCTCTCGTCTCTCCTCTGACACTCCCGTttactgttgtttgaccctgcttGCTCGATCATGTATCTGTCTCGCCCAATAAATGAAGGtctgcatttggatccgctcgtctctcgtctctcACTCCTCGTAACAGCATTTAAGAGCCATTTGGCATTGGACTGGAGTCAAATTGAaactaaattaatacaaattaagtgAACTATGCAGAAGCTCAAATAAAAGACCTTCATGTAGAATACTGTTGGTTTCTGTTGTTGGGTCAATGATTGATCCTTACTGAATTAGCACAAACATACagttgttaattgttttactttagTAAACCATCAGATCACACTCTCAATCTGTGATGAACcctgtttctgtttgttctcTATGTTGTTTTGATGTTACAGATGAAATATCAACAaaggagggagattcagtcactctaaacTCTGATCTTACTGAAATAACGGATGATGAGATTCAGTGGAAGTTTAGAGAAGAAAACACTTTAATAGctaaaatcaataaatgggaTGAAAGATTCACTGTATatgatgatgttcttgatgggagattcagagacagacttaAGCTGGACaaacaaactggatctctgaccatcacaaacatcacaactgaACATGCTGGAAATTATGCACTACAGATCAACAGTATGGGCATACTTTTCTTTCTCGCTGTCTATGGTGAGTTAAATATTTGTTCCACCTGTtttatatacaatacaatagTAATCCACACactattttgctttttttttctgtgttctgttgttttatattattattcttttggaaattacatttcaaactaATTActtaagtaaacaaacaaagtaTTTTAAACAGCATTACTTTGTGACAAACCcttttcagtttgttctgtgtttgtTAGATGATACAGATGAAATATCAGTGAAGaagggagattcagtcactctaaacTCTGGTCGTActgaaataataaagaatgaAGGAATTGTGTGGCTTTATATGAATGAAATCAatttaatagctgaaattaaTGAAAGGGACAACAGCATGACTGTATatgatgatgttcttgatgggagattcagagacagactgaagctggacaatcaaactggatctctgaccatcacaaacatcacatgTGAACATGATGGACGTTATGTACTACTGATGCACAGAGGATCGATACAGCAGTTATTCAAAGCTTTCCGTGTTTCTGTCTGTGGTGAGATCATTTGTCCTCCGTCAAATATTCttgatattaatgtttattgactGATCTGATCtcagtttgatgtttttattcctCAGACCCTGTTCACTGTTGTGGTCCATCTGAAGCTGTGATCCGATTGGTCCTCTCTGCTCTGGTGGGCGTGGCTACTGTCATTCTTCTGGTTTATGACATCAGATCCAGAAGAGCTGAACAACATCAAGCACATATTCACACATCAGGTACATGATTGATGATgtaatttcttacaaaatattttggcatatttaaatatttatgagatttattcattcatgcctttatatttttatctttttcagAGAGTAGGGGAGAGCGGGGACGAAAGTAACGCGggacaaaagtaacaaagctatTTTCTCAGAGCCCGGACTAAATTTGCTTTCCAAGCTATGACAGCACATTCAGCACACAACCCTTGATGGGGCTGAGAAATATCACGTGATTTCGTCATTGTTTCCCGCGGTTAGGTCCAGTTTTcgaatacaataaataaattatggaaacggtatttttttttccaattagtTGTTGTGTTTCTCGTTTCATGTGTCACAGTAATGATCAATCTATATGTTATTTGTGCTGTAATGCATCCTGAAGTTTGGCTTTTTTTCAGAGTTTTTCAGTATAGAAGTAAATCGGATTTAGATGTCAGGAGTTCCTGTCGGGATGAAAGTAACACTTGTTACTTTTGTCCCCCTACAGTGACAACAAGTGTTTCTTTTGTCCCGCAGCATGCTAATTTGGTGACTTTCTGTGCCttgcatcatttattaaaatgtttatcataaatgtttatgttgtattataCCAAAAGAATATGCCAAGAGTGAAGgccagaaagacagacagagatctGATTCAGCCACATGTTCATATGAGGGGGCGTTTCTGGACATAGGTCTGTCTGTCAGGAATATCAGTCTCAGGGCTGTTGCTACATCACATTTACCTTATTCatatttaggttttagccaTACCTTAGCTTTTCCACCTCCCTCTATGAATTTGCAGTGTTTCcagatgtttttttgcacattttgaatttatgcatacaaacaactggatggaaacatgaataggcctactgttaaattatgttgagaatttatattatgctaATCTAATTTTCATATTGTTAATTCtattaactgttttataaaaataataataaataaataatttaaataattcaagtTTGTATACTCaggttttgaaacatttgatgaaaaTGTAATACAGAATATGTTTGCAGTTACATATTGACAAGGTCATagtcatgtatatttaataaaaacagggGTAACACAAAAAATTCTAGCTTGTATTGTTGTGTTACTTTTAACCCACCTGTGTGTTACTTTCGTCCCAACCAACGGGGTCGAAAGTAACAATGTGCAACTTATGTTCAAACTGAAATTATACTGAAgtctttctacatttttacaaaataccacCTGGTATTAATAGACCACACTTCTGAGTTATAGGCCACAGCAAAAATATATCTCTGTCTAAAACTTTACCTttccaaattatgtttttttctgaaaaatggtaTTTTGGTCCCCGCTCTCCCCTATTTAAATCTAAAGCAGAACAGTGAAATGAAAGTTCTTCAagtgtgtttgttgttgttgttgtgcttcttcttcttcttagtGTTTTTCTCATAAATACTGATGATTATTTGAGCGTGGGCTCTCAATTAGTGTCAAATATTAAGAATATCGAAAGGCTTTCTTGTATATATTTCCCTCAGATATATTGTTGTTCAACATTTTGTTTAGATTATTTGCTAGAGCTATAGGTTTGGTTGATCATGTGTTCTGTGAACACttcaaaaaacttaaaaaactgtaaaatattcagaaaaaaaaaaaaaaaaaaaaaaaaaaaaaatagaagagAAATAGAAGATCCAGAAGAGCTGAACAAGATCAAGCACATATTCACACATCAGGTTCCTCAC
This window of the Labeo rohita strain BAU-BD-2019 unplaced genomic scaffold, IGBB_LRoh.1.0 scaffold_2142, whole genome shotgun sequence genome carries:
- the LOC127159413 gene encoding uncharacterized protein LOC127159413, with the translated sequence MFHRIWFCLWCPIGVFGEELKLVKMGDSVTLNSGLTEIMDDDWIKWSFKYKNNLIAEINVTANIMSVYDDVLDGRFRDRLKLDKQTGSLTITNTRMKQAGNYELESKSVGKTFSLTVIDEISTKEGDSVTLNSDLTEITDDEIQWKFREENTLIAKINKWDERFTVYDDVLDGRFRDRLKLDKQTGSLTITNITTEHAGNYALQINSMGILFFLAVYDEISVKKGDSVTLNSGRTEIIKNEGIVWLYMNEINLIAEINERDNS